Part of the Heliomicrobium gestii genome is shown below.
TTTTTTCTTGCCCGTTTACCGGGCGAAGCTTATGATATCACGGTCGATCGCAATTGTCAACAGGACTTTTTAGGAAAATCACCGTTATTGCTTTGTTTTTAGCAAGCACCGTTTGTCTTGCCACCCGTGACACAAAAAGTATCTTACCACCAATGTGGCGACAATGCAACCAGAAATTTCAGGAAGAATTGCCGTTCTCGCTTTGCTCATCATCGAAGATGAGGAAGATGAGCTTGGCAGGGGAGACAGGACTTGAACCCGCAGCCTACGGTTTTGGAGACCGCCGCTCTACCGATTGAGCTACTCCCCTATATCATGGTGCGCCCGGCAAGAATCGAACTTGCGCACCTGGTTCCGGAGACCAGTGCTCTATCCACTGAGCTACGGGCGCTTCATTTCGTGCGTCGGCACGTTTACCAGAACAGGATTGCATCTTACCACGCCCAAGGCCAAATGTCAAACGGGAAAATCATTCCGTAATTTCCACCCGGTTCCCGTCCGGGTCGAGGACGCAACTCTCATAATAGCCATCGCCGGTTACCCGCGGCTCACTGATCACCCGGTAGCCGTCGCTCCGCAGTCGTTCCGTCAATTGATCTACCGTTGACCGCGCTCCCGTCGCGAAGGCGACATGGGCCAAACCGGCGATAGGCGGCCCCGCGGCTTCACCCACCGACCCCAGTTCGGGCACGCCCATGAGTTCAAGCGTTGCGCCTGCGTCGAAGGAAAGGAAATAGGATTCAAACTGTTTCCTTTCATTGCGATACTTCGCGCCCGCCGTTCCCCCAAAGTATAGACAGTAGAAATCCCGCATTTCTTCGAGCTTGTTCGTCCATATCGCCACATGATGGATCTTCATCGGAACACCCCATTTTCGCTCTCCTCCCGGCTTTCCGTTACCGGCCCAGTTGCCGCACCTCGACTCGTTCCATCAAATTAGCCACATCGTCGACGCAGCAGCCGCCCGTTTCGGCGGTCAGGGCCGAAGCAGTGGATACGGCGACGGCAAAGCGGACCATCGCCTCCGCGGCGTACCCACGGCTCATCACCAGGGCAAAAGCGGCAACCATCGCGTCGCCACAGCCGACCGTGTTGACCGGCTCGATCGCCGGCGGTTTGGCCCAGAGCACGGTGGCGCTGCCGGCCCGGCTGCCTTTGCTGTCACGCAGACGGGGGCCCCACCCCAGCACGACCCCTTCACTGCCCAGGGAGATGGCCGCATTCTCCGGCCCCAGGGCCAGCAATTCCCGGACCGCCCTTGCCGCCTCGCCGGCATCGCGGATCCGGTGGCCCAACAGTTGACCCACCTCGTCCCGGTTCGGCTTGATCAGCGTGGGGGCCGCCTCCATGCCTTTTGCCAGGGGCTCCCCGCTCGTATCAAGAATGACCTTTTTCCCGGCCCCCTTCGCCAAGGCGATCAGCCGCGTATAAATATCCCGGTCGATCCCTTGGGGCAGGCTGCCGGACAAGGTGACGACAGTGCAGCGTTCGAGCGCCGCTTGGAACCGCGCCAACAAGCGTTCCGTATCGGCGGGTGAGACGGACGGTCCCGGTTCGAGGACCTCTGTCTGTACCCCTGTCGCCTCATCGATGATATTGATGCAGGTCCGGCTCTCCCCATCCAATCGGACGAAATCGTGAGCGACCTGCTGCTCGTCCAATTTGGTTTCGATGAACCGTCCGGCAAAGCCGCCGGCGAAGCCGGTCGCCAGCACCGGCTCGCCGAGGGCGTGGATGACGCGGGCCACATTGAGTCCCTTGCCGCCCGCCGTCGCAATCACTTTTTTGACGCGCTTGACATCGCCCACCTGAAAACGCTCCACCCGGTAGGTCTTGTCGATGGCTGCATTTAATGTAACGGTGAGGATCAAGAGGGCATCACTCCGCCATTTTTTTCTTAAAGAGGTTGATCACATCGACGGGCGTCGGATCGACGCCTCGGCAGATGGGCGCGTAGAGGCTGATAAAGTCGCCCAGGTAGACGAGTGAAAACATCCGCGCGAGGCGCCCTTGCCCTTCCGCATGCAGTTCTGTCACCTTGCCCATGCGATCCCGGAGGATATCCCGGGAGATGTCCTTGCGCTTCGCCAGCTTTTCCGAATCGGCTTCCCGATCCCGCAACATCAGCAGGTAGAAGCGAGACAGAAGCTCTTGCGGCATATCCCAACCAACGGCCTCGTCGTGATGGAGATTGGGGATGACGTTGTAAAAGGCCATGAGCTTGCTGTTTTCCCCAAACTGGTTTTTGATCCGCCAGGCGACGGCATCATAGTAGTCCAGGGAGCCATAGACGAGGGGGATGTATCCCTGAAGGTCGATGGCGATCTGTTTCGCCAGGTTGTCGCCGATCGGACAGTCTGCCCCGTAGCGCTGTTTCAAGGCGGCGAAACAGTCGATCACCCCTTCAATGTCTGCCCTTTTATCCTCAATGATGCCCAGTTTTCCCAGAATCACCAGCAGCGGGATAAAGATGTAGCCCAAATCGCGGCGCGGGTGGCCGATATCGGGCGGCACGATCAGGTACGGAACGCCGTCGCGCCGGCACCGGTCGGCCAGCTTGCCGCCGGCGGTGACGGCGACACAGAAGGCGCCTCGTTCGACGGCCTGATCGTAGGCGCTCAGGATCTCTTCTGTATTGCCCGAATGGGAGATGACGAAGACGAGGGTGTTGGCGTCCACATAGGCCGGCACATGATAACCTTGGTTGATTGCCAGGGGCAGGGGAAGCTCGTCGAAGAGATAGGAACGAAGCAGGCCGCCGCTCACCGAGGAACCGCCGCCAGTTCCCAGCATAAGGATCTCATGAAAGGCCCGGCCCGGGTTGTCCAGCCCAAAGGCCTGCGCCAGGGCGAGCCCTTCGGCAAACTGTTCCGCATAGTGTTCCGTCGTCACCAGCGACCCCATCGAGTCGAGTTCCCGGATCTTCTGAACATCATTCAGGTCGATCATCCATCTC
Proteins encoded:
- a CDS encoding VOC family protein, with translation MKIHHVAIWTNKLEEMRDFYCLYFGGTAGAKYRNERKQFESYFLSFDAGATLELMGVPELGSVGEAAGPPIAGLAHVAFATGARSTVDQLTERLRSDGYRVISEPRVTGDGYYESCVLDPDGNRVEITE
- the pfkB gene encoding 1-phosphofructokinase, whose amino-acid sequence is MILTVTLNAAIDKTYRVERFQVGDVKRVKKVIATAGGKGLNVARVIHALGEPVLATGFAGGFAGRFIETKLDEQQVAHDFVRLDGESRTCINIIDEATGVQTEVLEPGPSVSPADTERLLARFQAALERCTVVTLSGSLPQGIDRDIYTRLIALAKGAGKKVILDTSGEPLAKGMEAAPTLIKPNRDEVGQLLGHRIRDAGEAARAVRELLALGPENAAISLGSEGVVLGWGPRLRDSKGSRAGSATVLWAKPPAIEPVNTVGCGDAMVAAFALVMSRGYAAEAMVRFAVAVSTASALTAETGGCCVDDVANLMERVEVRQLGR
- a CDS encoding bifunctional phosphoglucose/phosphomannose isomerase, whose protein sequence is MIDLNDVQKIRELDSMGSLVTTEHYAEQFAEGLALAQAFGLDNPGRAFHEILMLGTGGGSSVSGGLLRSYLFDELPLPLAINQGYHVPAYVDANTLVFVISHSGNTEEILSAYDQAVERGAFCVAVTAGGKLADRCRRDGVPYLIVPPDIGHPRRDLGYIFIPLLVILGKLGIIEDKRADIEGVIDCFAALKQRYGADCPIGDNLAKQIAIDLQGYIPLVYGSLDYYDAVAWRIKNQFGENSKLMAFYNVIPNLHHDEAVGWDMPQELLSRFYLLMLRDREADSEKLAKRKDISRDILRDRMGKVTELHAEGQGRLARMFSLVYLGDFISLYAPICRGVDPTPVDVINLFKKKMAE